A single region of the Streptomyces sp. NBC_01262 genome encodes:
- the ilvN gene encoding acetolactate synthase small subunit: protein MSKHTLSVLVENKPGVLARITALFSRRGFNIDSLAVGTTEHPEISRITIVVTVLDELPLEQVTKQLNKLVNVLKIVELESGSAVQRELVLVKVRADNESRSQIVEIVQLFRAKTVDVSPEAVTIEATGSSDKLEAMLKMLEPFGIKELVQSGTIAIGRGARSITDRSLRALDRSA from the coding sequence ATGTCCAAGCACACCCTCTCCGTCCTGGTCGAGAACAAGCCCGGTGTCCTCGCCCGGATCACCGCCTTGTTCTCCCGGCGCGGCTTCAACATCGACTCCCTCGCGGTCGGCACCACCGAGCACCCCGAGATCTCGCGCATCACGATCGTGGTGACCGTCCTGGACGAGCTGCCCCTTGAGCAGGTCACCAAGCAGCTCAACAAGCTCGTCAACGTCCTGAAGATCGTCGAGCTGGAATCCGGCTCCGCCGTTCAGCGGGAACTCGTTCTGGTGAAGGTGCGGGCGGACAACGAGTCCCGCTCCCAGATCGTGGAGATCGTCCAGCTCTTCCGCGCCAAGACGGTGGACGTCTCCCCGGAGGCCGTCACCATCGAGGCCACCGGCAGCTCCGACAAGCTGGAGGCGATGCTCAAGATGCTGGAGCCCTTCGGCATCAAGGAGCTGGTCCAGTCCGGCACCATCGCCATAGGCCGTGGTGCCCGTTCCATCACCGACCGCTCGCTGCGCGCGCTCGACCGATCCGCATAG
- the ilvC gene encoding ketol-acid reductoisomerase: protein MAELFYEDDADLSIIQGRKVAVIGYGSQGHAHALSLRDSGVDVRVGLQEGSKSKVKAEEQGLRVVSVAEAAAEADLIMILTPDPIQARVYEESIKDNLKDGDALFFGHGLNIRYGFIKPPAGVDVALVAPKGPGHLVRRQYEEGRGVPCIAAVEQDATGGAFALALSYAKGIGGTKAGVIKTTFTEETETDLFGEQAVLCGGTAALVKAGFETLTEAGYQPEIAYFECLHELKLIVDLMYEGGLEKMRWSVSETAEWGDYVTGPRIITDATKAEMKKILAEIQDGTFANNWIAEYNAGLPKYNEYKKADENHLLETTGRKLRKLMSWVDEEA from the coding sequence GTGGCCGAGCTGTTCTACGAGGACGACGCAGACCTTTCGATCATCCAGGGCCGCAAGGTCGCGGTCATCGGCTACGGAAGCCAGGGCCACGCGCACGCGCTGTCCCTGCGCGACTCCGGCGTCGACGTTCGTGTCGGCCTCCAGGAGGGCTCGAAGTCCAAGGTCAAGGCCGAGGAGCAGGGCCTGCGGGTCGTGTCCGTCGCCGAGGCCGCGGCCGAGGCCGACCTCATCATGATCCTCACCCCGGACCCGATCCAGGCCCGTGTCTACGAGGAGTCCATCAAGGACAACCTCAAGGACGGCGACGCCCTGTTCTTCGGTCACGGCCTCAACATCCGCTACGGCTTCATCAAGCCCCCGGCCGGCGTCGACGTCGCCCTGGTCGCCCCCAAGGGCCCGGGCCACCTCGTGCGCCGCCAGTACGAAGAGGGCCGCGGCGTCCCCTGCATCGCGGCGGTCGAGCAGGACGCCACGGGCGGCGCCTTCGCGCTGGCCCTGTCCTACGCCAAGGGCATCGGCGGCACCAAGGCCGGCGTCATCAAGACCACCTTCACCGAGGAGACCGAGACCGACCTCTTCGGCGAGCAGGCCGTGCTCTGCGGCGGCACCGCCGCCCTGGTCAAGGCCGGCTTCGAGACGCTGACCGAGGCCGGCTACCAGCCCGAGATCGCGTACTTCGAGTGCCTCCACGAGCTCAAGCTCATCGTCGACCTCATGTACGAGGGCGGCCTGGAGAAGATGCGCTGGTCCGTCTCCGAGACCGCCGAGTGGGGCGACTACGTCACCGGCCCCCGCATCATCACCGACGCCACCAAGGCCGAGATGAAGAAGATCCTCGCCGAGATCCAGGACGGCACCTTCGCCAACAACTGGATCGCCGAGTACAACGCCGGCCTCCCCAAGTACAACGAGTACAAGAAGGCCGACGAGAACCACCTGCTGGAGACCACAGGCCGCAAGCTCCGCAAGCTCATGAGCTGGGTCGACGAAGAGGCGTAA
- a CDS encoding DUF2079 domain-containing protein codes for MGAGPTTEQQQRLVDLTSESLRTRIRVRRRRRVRTVVLVLICFVSMLTVGLQQWANARLGGFDLGIFDQAIRGYAHFHLPRSPIKNFHHEFPPAFSLLGDHFSPVLALLAPLYWIWDDPRVLLIAQAALFAAGVPLVRRITTRCFADAAPEASRTATDLAGLVYALGWPLFMASREGFHEVAFAVPLTLLMLERGQARRYGGVVFAAVLLLCTKEDLGLLVAAYGFVLALRSGGQEGGRRGIWTGLCLMVIGPAGCLAAIRWLIPAMGGEPGYYWNYGKLGPGVLAVGVRLLTDPVTSFSLAVDSWAKVSLLLWLFLPLLFLPFGSATVLCALPLLAERLFSDNPSHWSMSHHYDAFLWPLLLVATIETLARMHLRAPGSARRWVTLSVTACLALGFALGLARLADPAHWRPTAPEQALVEAAARIPDGVTVEADNNAAPHLTARTHTVIADDTPRGADYVLLQTSRRTFPFRSASQEEARVRLLLAHGYETLWARDGVVLLVRMDDEAIPGMRIPGEYSIPVKDAPL; via the coding sequence ATGGGGGCGGGACCGACCACGGAGCAGCAGCAGCGGCTTGTCGACCTGACATCGGAGAGCCTGCGCACCCGGATACGCGTCCGCAGACGCAGGCGCGTCCGTACGGTCGTGCTCGTCCTCATCTGCTTCGTCTCGATGCTGACGGTCGGTCTCCAGCAGTGGGCGAACGCCCGGCTCGGCGGCTTCGACCTCGGGATCTTCGACCAGGCGATCCGCGGTTACGCGCACTTCCATCTACCGCGCTCGCCGATCAAGAACTTCCACCACGAGTTCCCGCCCGCCTTCTCGCTGCTGGGCGACCACTTCTCCCCGGTCCTCGCCCTGCTCGCGCCGCTCTACTGGATCTGGGACGACCCCCGTGTCCTGCTGATCGCCCAGGCCGCGCTCTTCGCCGCCGGGGTGCCCCTGGTCCGGCGGATCACCACCCGCTGCTTCGCCGACGCGGCGCCGGAGGCGTCCCGCACCGCCACCGACCTCGCGGGGCTCGTGTACGCCCTGGGCTGGCCGCTGTTCATGGCCTCGCGCGAGGGCTTCCACGAGGTGGCCTTCGCCGTCCCGCTGACCCTGCTGATGCTGGAGCGCGGCCAGGCCCGCCGCTACGGCGGCGTCGTCTTCGCGGCCGTCCTGCTGCTGTGCACCAAGGAGGACCTCGGGCTGCTGGTGGCGGCGTACGGCTTCGTACTCGCCCTGCGCAGCGGCGGCCAGGAGGGCGGGCGGCGCGGCATCTGGACCGGGCTCTGCCTGATGGTCATCGGCCCGGCCGGCTGTCTGGCCGCGATCCGCTGGCTGATCCCGGCGATGGGCGGCGAGCCCGGCTACTACTGGAACTACGGCAAGCTGGGCCCCGGCGTCCTCGCGGTCGGTGTGCGCCTGCTGACCGACCCGGTCACCTCGTTCTCCCTCGCCGTCGACAGCTGGGCGAAGGTCTCCCTGCTGCTGTGGCTCTTCCTGCCGCTGCTCTTCCTGCCCTTCGGGTCGGCCACCGTGCTGTGCGCGCTGCCGCTGCTCGCCGAGCGGCTCTTCTCGGACAACCCCAGCCACTGGTCGATGTCCCACCACTACGACGCCTTCCTCTGGCCGCTGCTCCTGGTCGCGACCATCGAGACCCTGGCCCGAATGCACCTGCGCGCCCCCGGCAGCGCCCGCCGCTGGGTCACCCTCAGCGTGACCGCCTGCCTGGCCCTCGGCTTCGCCCTCGGGCTCGCCCGCCTCGCCGACCCCGCGCACTGGCGCCCCACCGCGCCCGAGCAGGCCCTCGTCGAGGCCGCCGCCCGCATACCCGACGGCGTCACCGTCGAGGCCGACAACAACGCCGCCCCGCACCTCACCGCCCGTACGCACACCGTCATCGCCGACGACACCCCGCGCGGCGCCGACTACGTCCTGCTGCAGACCAGCCGGCGCACCTTCCCCTTCCGGTCGGCGTCCCAGGAGGAGGCCAGGGTCCGGCTGCTGCTCGCCCACGGCTACGAGACGCTGTGGGCGAGGGACGGGGTCGTGCTGCTCGTCCGTATGGATGACGAGGCCATTCCCGGCATGCGCATACCGGGCGAGTACAGCATCCCGGTCAAGGACGCCCCGCTGTAG
- a CDS encoding acetolactate synthase large subunit produces the protein MTDQATGAHHPQPRARGAAAQSAPAERITGAQSLIRSLEAVGADTVFGIPGGAILPAYDPLMDSTKVRHILVRHEQGAGHAATGYAQATGKVGVCMATSGPGATNLVTPIADAHMDSVPMVAITGQVASKAIGTDAFQEADICGITMPITKHNFLVTNADDIPRTIAEAFHIAATGRPGPVLVDIAKDALQNPTTFSWPPQTDLPGYRPVTKPHAKQIREAARLINEARRPVLYVGGGVMKARATTELRILAELTGAPVTTTLMALGSFPDSHPQHVGMPGMHGQVSAVAALQRADLIVALGARFDDRVTGKLDSFAPYAKIVHADIDPAEISKNRTADVPIVGDAREVLADLIVAVQAEHEAGHRGDYEDWWKQLNGWRETYPLGYDLPEDGSLSPQQVIQRIGELAPEGTLFAAGVGQHQMWASQYIKYEKPGTWFNSGGAGTMGYAVPAAMGAKAGMPGSTVWAIDGDGCFQMTNQELVTCALNNIPIKVAVINNGALGMVRQWQSLFYNQRYSNTVLHAGDTNSGQGSHTGASAAPVAGTRIPDFVKLADAMGCVGLRCEDPADLDAVIAKANSINDRPVVVDFIVHEDAMVWPMVAAGTSNDEIMAARDVRPDFGDAADD, from the coding sequence ATGACCGACCAGGCCACCGGGGCCCACCACCCGCAGCCGCGGGCCCGCGGCGCCGCGGCGCAGTCCGCCCCCGCTGAGCGCATCACCGGCGCGCAGTCCCTCATCCGCTCCCTCGAGGCGGTGGGCGCCGACACGGTATTCGGTATCCCGGGCGGTGCGATCCTTCCCGCGTACGACCCGCTGATGGACTCCACCAAGGTCCGCCACATCCTGGTCCGCCACGAGCAGGGCGCCGGCCACGCCGCCACCGGCTACGCGCAGGCCACCGGCAAGGTCGGCGTCTGTATGGCCACCTCCGGGCCCGGCGCCACCAACCTGGTGACGCCGATCGCCGACGCCCACATGGACTCCGTCCCGATGGTCGCGATCACCGGTCAGGTCGCCTCCAAGGCGATCGGCACCGACGCCTTCCAGGAGGCGGACATCTGCGGCATCACGATGCCGATCACCAAGCACAACTTCCTGGTCACCAACGCGGACGACATCCCGCGGACCATCGCCGAGGCCTTTCACATCGCGGCCACCGGCCGCCCCGGCCCGGTCCTGGTCGACATCGCCAAGGACGCCCTGCAGAACCCGACCACCTTCTCCTGGCCCCCGCAGACCGACCTGCCCGGCTACCGCCCGGTGACCAAGCCGCACGCCAAGCAGATCCGCGAGGCCGCCCGGCTGATCAACGAGGCCAGGCGCCCGGTGCTCTACGTCGGCGGCGGCGTCATGAAGGCCCGCGCCACCACCGAGCTGCGGATCCTCGCCGAGCTCACCGGTGCCCCGGTCACCACCACCCTGATGGCGCTGGGCTCCTTCCCCGACAGCCACCCCCAGCACGTCGGCATGCCCGGCATGCACGGCCAGGTCTCCGCCGTCGCCGCGCTCCAGCGGGCCGACCTCATCGTCGCCCTGGGCGCCCGCTTCGACGACCGCGTCACCGGCAAGCTGGACAGCTTCGCCCCGTACGCCAAGATCGTGCACGCCGACATCGACCCGGCCGAGATCTCCAAGAACCGCACCGCCGACGTGCCGATCGTCGGCGACGCCCGCGAGGTGCTGGCCGACCTGATCGTCGCCGTCCAGGCCGAGCACGAGGCCGGTCACCGGGGCGACTACGAGGACTGGTGGAAGCAGCTCAACGGCTGGCGCGAGACCTACCCGCTGGGCTACGACCTCCCCGAGGACGGCTCGCTGTCCCCGCAGCAGGTCATCCAGCGGATCGGCGAGCTGGCCCCGGAGGGCACCCTGTTCGCGGCCGGCGTCGGCCAGCACCAGATGTGGGCCTCGCAGTACATCAAGTACGAGAAGCCCGGCACCTGGTTCAACTCCGGCGGCGCCGGGACCATGGGCTACGCCGTCCCCGCCGCGATGGGCGCCAAGGCCGGCATGCCCGGCTCGACGGTCTGGGCGATCGACGGCGACGGCTGCTTCCAGATGACCAACCAGGAACTGGTCACCTGCGCCCTGAACAACATCCCGATCAAGGTCGCCGTCATCAACAACGGCGCCCTGGGCATGGTCCGCCAGTGGCAGTCGCTGTTCTACAACCAGCGCTACTCCAACACCGTCCTGCACGCCGGTGACACCAACTCCGGCCAGGGCTCCCACACCGGCGCCAGCGCGGCACCGGTCGCCGGCACCCGTATCCCGGACTTCGTCAAGCTGGCGGACGCCATGGGCTGCGTGGGCCTGCGCTGCGAGGACCCCGCCGACCTGGACGCGGTCATCGCCAAGGCCAACTCCATCAACGACCGCCCGGTGGTGGTCGACTTCATCGTCCACGAGGACGCCATGGTGTGGCCGATGGTCGCCGCCGGCACCTCCAACGACGAGATCATGGCAGCCCGCGACGTGCGTCCCGACTTCGGCGACGCGGCCGACGACTGA
- the serA gene encoding phosphoglycerate dehydrogenase, whose translation MSNPVVLIAEELSPATVDALGPDFEIRHCNGADRAELLSAITDVDAILVRSATKVDAEAIAAAPKLKVVARAGVGLDNVDVSAATKAGVMVVNAPTSNIVTAAELACGLLIAVARNIAPANSALKQGEWKRNKYTGVELAEKTLGVVGLGRIGALVAQRMSGFGMKIVAYDPYIQPARAAQMGVRVVSLDELLEVSDFITVHLPKTPETVGLIGEDALHKVKPSVRIVNAARGGIVDEEALASALKEGRVAGAGLDVYAKEPCTDSPLFQFDNVVATPHLGASTDEAQEKAGISVARSVRLALAGELVPDAVNVQGGVIAEDVKPGLPLAEKLGRIFTALAGEVAARLDVEVRGEITQHDVKVLELSALKGVFEDVVDETVSYVNAPLFAQERGVEVRLTTSSESPDHRNLVTVRGLLADGTEVSVSGTLAGPKHIQKVVAVGEDDVDLVVADHMAFLRYTDRPGVVGKVGRILGEAGINIAGMQVARAAAGGEALVALTIDSSVPAQVLADIAEEIGASFARAVNLED comes from the coding sequence GTGAGCAACCCCGTCGTACTCATCGCTGAAGAGCTGTCGCCCGCGACCGTCGACGCGCTGGGACCGGATTTCGAGATCCGGCACTGCAATGGCGCCGACCGAGCCGAGCTGCTGTCCGCGATCACCGATGTCGACGCGATCCTGGTGCGGAGCGCCACCAAGGTCGACGCCGAGGCGATTGCCGCCGCCCCGAAACTGAAGGTCGTCGCCCGCGCGGGCGTGGGCCTGGACAATGTCGACGTGTCCGCCGCCACCAAGGCCGGCGTGATGGTCGTGAACGCCCCGACCTCCAACATCGTGACCGCCGCCGAGCTGGCCTGCGGTCTTCTGATCGCGGTTGCGCGCAACATCGCTCCGGCGAACTCCGCGCTGAAGCAGGGTGAATGGAAGCGGAACAAGTACACGGGCGTCGAACTGGCCGAGAAGACCCTCGGCGTCGTCGGCCTCGGCCGGATCGGCGCGCTGGTCGCCCAGCGCATGTCGGGCTTCGGCATGAAGATCGTGGCGTACGACCCCTACATCCAGCCCGCGCGTGCCGCGCAGATGGGCGTGCGGGTGGTCAGCCTGGACGAGCTGCTGGAGGTCTCGGACTTCATCACCGTCCACCTGCCCAAGACGCCTGAGACGGTCGGCCTGATCGGCGAGGACGCGCTGCACAAGGTCAAGCCGTCCGTCCGCATCGTCAACGCCGCGCGCGGCGGGATCGTGGACGAGGAGGCGCTGGCCTCGGCGCTGAAGGAGGGCCGGGTCGCGGGCGCGGGCCTGGACGTGTACGCGAAGGAGCCGTGCACGGACTCCCCGCTGTTCCAGTTCGACAACGTGGTGGCGACCCCGCACCTGGGCGCGTCCACCGACGAGGCGCAGGAGAAGGCCGGCATCTCCGTCGCCCGCTCCGTACGCCTCGCGCTGGCCGGCGAGCTCGTGCCGGACGCGGTCAACGTCCAGGGCGGCGTCATTGCCGAGGACGTCAAGCCGGGCCTGCCGCTCGCGGAGAAGCTGGGCCGGATCTTCACCGCGCTGGCGGGCGAGGTCGCGGCGCGCCTGGATGTCGAGGTGCGCGGCGAGATCACCCAGCACGATGTGAAGGTGCTGGAGCTGTCGGCGCTCAAGGGCGTGTTCGAGGATGTCGTCGACGAGACGGTGTCGTATGTGAACGCCCCGCTGTTCGCGCAGGAGCGCGGCGTCGAGGTCCGCCTCACCACCAGCAGCGAGTCCCCGGACCACCGCAACCTGGTGACGGTGCGCGGTCTGCTCGCCGACGGCACGGAGGTCTCGGTCTCCGGCACGCTGGCCGGTCCCAAGCACATCCAGAAGGTCGTCGCCGTCGGTGAGGACGATGTGGACCTGGTGGTCGCCGACCACATGGCCTTCCTGCGCTACACCGACCGCCCCGGGGTGGTCGGCAAGGTGGGCCGGATCCTCGGCGAGGCCGGGATCAACATCGCGGGGATGCAGGTCGCCCGCGCGGCGGCCGGCGGCGAGGCGCTCGTCGCGCTGACCATCGACTCCAGCGTGCCGGCGCAGGTCCTGGCCGACATCGCCGAGGAGATCGGGGCGAGCTTCGCCCGCGCGGTCAATCTGGAGGACTGA
- a CDS encoding PadR family transcriptional regulator has translation MEPGDARKTMSQLRRGVLEYCVLALLRDRKRYGVELLRELGEVEAMVTSEGTIYPLLSRLRRDALVETTWQESSSGPPRRYYELTPSGARALDEFAAAWPGFNDAVLHFLTKNGEPT, from the coding sequence ATGGAACCTGGCGACGCCCGCAAGACGATGAGTCAGCTGCGGCGGGGAGTTCTGGAGTACTGCGTGCTCGCGCTGCTCCGGGACCGCAAGCGCTACGGCGTCGAGCTGCTGCGTGAGCTGGGGGAGGTGGAAGCCATGGTCACCAGCGAGGGGACCATCTACCCGCTGCTGTCCAGACTTCGCAGGGATGCCCTGGTGGAGACGACCTGGCAGGAGTCCAGCAGCGGCCCGCCGCGCAGGTACTACGAACTGACCCCGTCCGGGGCGCGCGCACTCGACGAGTTCGCCGCGGCATGGCCCGGATTCAACGACGCCGT
- a CDS encoding putative bifunctional diguanylate cyclase/phosphodiesterase, whose product MSATGAVLARPPVPGGGRAAGLLPQLLVALLCGGYATGAALGWGSSEVALVMGDFGLSAAALTAAMSCLAYARNGSGRHRPAWALFAVSSSMVALGNGVWGFYEVVLREPVPRTSIADFCFLLFAPPAIIGLLLLAKRPVTRAGWVCLALDAWLIGGSLLTLSWSLALAHAAQWEGRSTARVAMSLAYPLLDIMLVSMVLALHFRRTSANRAAVNTAIAALALTVLCDALFTSPLLREHYKSGQILDAGWFAGSMLLAYAPWVGRSEPEASGGGAVQAQPGRKVTGSLGALTPYLAAAVCVLGILYNAIDGRKIDQVVLLTGCAVVLALVVRQGIMLLDNISLTQELAQKENHFRSLVQGSSDVIMIAAPTGILRYVSPAAQGVYGREAEDLVGTELASHIHPEDLGRVLHEVRRFLAAHPAEEPVTRIECRIRSGRGGWLHVESTVNRYQGGLIFNSRDVTERVRLQAQLQHSASHDALTDLPNRALFTERIRLALSGRRAGDGEAGGVAVLFIDLDGFKAVNDTVGHQAGDELLVQAARRLQDSVRSGDTAARLGGDEFAALICGTSSDRHKREYQVQEIADRLRACLSEPYRISGAGPSGELRVAASIGVAFAEPGVTPGELLRNADLAMYRAKQAGKGRVEMYAPQMQADVVRRTELAGRLRAALHDGEFTLLHQPVVELASGRITAVQAQARWRSAQGILFTPAEFLRVADVDMAQKNGDPTTQLGRWLLAEAVEQAALRYGSGHPVPVAVRMPAHRLMGGGEHQPVKDIEALLARHGLPSGGLVLELTDQDPRISLTELERRLITLRRLGVRIALDGFGTGYAALAALRRLPVDVVKLDRSFTDGLVESSRLHKITGGLLRIAGELGIKAVADGVDRPEQVVALRSMGCTHGQGMAFSGPLDEHRLRSSLTREGYPVPREAVTATGGPLRSNSETAVPPA is encoded by the coding sequence GTGAGCGCGACCGGGGCGGTGCTCGCCCGGCCGCCCGTGCCGGGCGGCGGCCGGGCGGCGGGACTGCTGCCCCAGCTGCTGGTCGCACTGCTCTGCGGGGGATACGCCACCGGTGCGGCGCTCGGCTGGGGATCGTCCGAGGTCGCCCTCGTCATGGGTGACTTCGGCCTGTCCGCCGCCGCGCTCACCGCCGCGATGTCCTGCCTGGCGTACGCGCGCAACGGCTCGGGGCGGCACCGGCCCGCCTGGGCGCTGTTCGCGGTCTCGTCCTCCATGGTCGCGCTCGGCAACGGCGTCTGGGGCTTCTACGAGGTCGTGCTGCGCGAGCCGGTGCCCCGCACCTCGATCGCCGACTTCTGCTTCCTGCTCTTCGCGCCGCCCGCCATCATCGGCCTGCTGCTGCTCGCCAAGCGGCCGGTCACCCGGGCCGGCTGGGTCTGCCTGGCCCTGGACGCCTGGCTCATCGGCGGCTCGCTGCTCACCCTGTCGTGGAGTCTCGCGCTCGCGCACGCCGCCCAGTGGGAGGGCCGCAGCACCGCCCGCGTCGCGATGTCGCTCGCGTATCCGCTGCTGGACATCATGCTGGTCAGCATGGTGCTGGCACTGCACTTCCGGCGCACGTCGGCCAACCGCGCCGCCGTGAACACCGCGATCGCCGCCCTCGCCCTCACCGTGCTGTGCGACGCGCTGTTCACCTCACCGCTGCTGCGCGAGCACTACAAGTCGGGCCAGATCCTCGACGCCGGCTGGTTCGCCGGCAGCATGCTCCTCGCGTACGCCCCCTGGGTGGGCCGCAGCGAGCCCGAGGCCTCCGGCGGCGGCGCGGTCCAGGCGCAGCCGGGCCGCAAGGTCACCGGCTCGCTCGGCGCCCTCACCCCGTACCTCGCGGCGGCGGTGTGCGTCCTGGGCATCCTCTACAACGCCATCGACGGCCGCAAGATCGACCAGGTGGTGCTGCTCACCGGCTGCGCCGTCGTGCTCGCCCTCGTCGTCCGCCAGGGCATCATGCTGCTGGACAACATCTCCCTCACCCAGGAGCTGGCCCAGAAGGAGAACCACTTCCGCTCCCTGGTGCAGGGGTCCAGCGACGTCATCATGATCGCCGCGCCGACCGGAATCCTGCGCTATGTGAGCCCCGCCGCGCAGGGCGTGTACGGGCGGGAGGCCGAGGACCTGGTCGGCACCGAGCTCGCCTCGCACATCCACCCCGAGGACCTGGGCCGGGTGCTGCACGAGGTGCGCCGGTTTCTGGCCGCCCATCCCGCCGAGGAGCCCGTGACCCGGATCGAGTGCCGGATCCGCTCGGGCCGGGGAGGCTGGCTCCATGTGGAGTCCACGGTCAACCGGTACCAGGGCGGCCTGATCTTCAACAGCCGCGATGTCACCGAGCGCGTACGCCTCCAGGCCCAGCTTCAGCACAGCGCCTCGCACGACGCGCTCACCGACCTGCCCAACCGGGCGCTGTTCACCGAGCGGATCCGCCTCGCGCTCAGCGGCCGCCGGGCCGGGGACGGCGAGGCGGGGGGTGTCGCGGTGCTCTTCATCGACCTGGACGGCTTCAAGGCCGTCAACGACACGGTCGGCCACCAGGCCGGGGACGAGCTGCTCGTCCAGGCGGCCCGACGGCTCCAGGATTCCGTGCGGTCGGGCGACACCGCGGCACGCTTGGGCGGCGACGAGTTCGCCGCCCTCATCTGTGGCACCAGCAGCGACCGGCACAAGCGCGAGTACCAGGTGCAGGAGATCGCCGACCGGCTGCGCGCGTGCCTCTCGGAGCCGTATCGCATCAGCGGGGCCGGCCCGAGCGGTGAGCTGCGGGTCGCGGCCAGCATCGGCGTCGCCTTCGCCGAGCCCGGCGTCACCCCCGGCGAGCTGCTGCGCAACGCGGACCTGGCGATGTACCGGGCCAAGCAGGCGGGCAAGGGCCGGGTGGAGATGTATGCGCCGCAGATGCAGGCGGACGTCGTGCGCAGGACCGAGCTGGCGGGGCGGCTGCGCGCGGCCCTGCACGACGGCGAGTTCACCCTGCTGCACCAGCCGGTGGTGGAGCTGGCCAGCGGCCGGATCACCGCCGTTCAGGCGCAGGCCCGCTGGCGCTCCGCCCAGGGCATCCTGTTCACCCCCGCGGAGTTCCTGCGGGTCGCCGATGTCGACATGGCCCAGAAGAACGGCGACCCCACCACCCAGCTGGGCCGCTGGCTGCTCGCCGAGGCCGTGGAGCAGGCCGCGCTGCGCTACGGGTCCGGGCATCCCGTCCCGGTGGCCGTACGGATGCCCGCGCACCGCCTGATGGGCGGGGGCGAGCACCAGCCCGTCAAGGACATCGAGGCCCTGCTGGCCCGCCACGGGCTGCCGTCCGGCGGTCTGGTCCTGGAGCTCACCGACCAGGACCCGCGGATCAGCCTGACCGAGCTGGAGCGCCGGCTGATCACCCTGCGCCGCCTCGGGGTGCGGATCGCGCTCGACGGCTTCGGGACGGGATACGCGGCGCTGGCCGCGCTGCGCAGGCTGCCCGTGGATGTCGTCAAGCTCGACCGCTCCTTCACCGACGGCCTGGTGGAGTCCTCACGGCTGCACAAGATCACCGGGGGGCTGCTGCGGATCGCCGGCGAGCTCGGCATCAAGGCCGTCGCCGACGGTGTGGATCGCCCGGAGCAGGTCGTCGCGCTACGCTCGATGGGCTGTACTCACGGCCAGGGCATGGCCTTCTCGGGCCCGCTGGACGAGCACCGGCTGCGCTCCTCGCTGACGCGGGAGGGGTATCCGGTGCCGAGAGAGGCGGTCACCGCGACCGGTGGACCGTTGCGCTCAAATAGTGAGACGGCCGTCCCGCCCGCTTGA
- a CDS encoding 2-hydroxyacid dehydrogenase: MNDRAHAKSSAPQVWLPIPAEEIGGLPDSLDYRFWNGEEDFPADPAAVEFYVVPYMQPAETTARPLSRMARLRVVQTLSAGVDHVTPYLPQLPPGVRLCNARGVHEASTAELALTLVLASLRGVPDFVRGQDAEEWRPAFYPALADRTVLIVGYGSIGAAIEDRLTPFECDVVRVARTARDTPRGPVHGLSELPELLAAADVVILSTPLTDATRGLAGADFLSRLKDGALLVNVARGQVVDTKALLAELETGRIRAALDVTDPEPLPAGHPLWHAPGVLISPHVGGPTSAFFPRAKRLLRSQLRRFAAGEPLDNVVTTT; the protein is encoded by the coding sequence ATGAATGACCGCGCCCATGCCAAGTCCAGTGCTCCCCAGGTCTGGTTGCCGATCCCGGCCGAGGAGATCGGCGGACTTCCCGACAGCCTCGACTACCGCTTCTGGAACGGCGAGGAGGACTTCCCGGCGGATCCGGCCGCCGTCGAGTTCTACGTCGTCCCGTACATGCAGCCGGCCGAGACCACCGCCCGCCCGCTGTCGCGGATGGCCCGGCTGCGGGTCGTGCAGACCCTCAGCGCGGGCGTCGACCACGTGACCCCCTACTTGCCGCAACTCCCGCCCGGCGTGCGGCTGTGCAACGCCCGCGGGGTGCACGAGGCGAGCACCGCCGAGCTGGCCCTCACGCTGGTGCTGGCCTCGCTGCGCGGTGTTCCGGACTTCGTACGCGGCCAGGACGCCGAGGAGTGGCGTCCGGCCTTCTACCCGGCGCTCGCCGACCGGACCGTCCTGATCGTCGGTTACGGCTCGATCGGCGCCGCGATCGAGGACCGCCTCACGCCCTTCGAGTGCGATGTCGTACGCGTCGCCCGCACTGCCCGGGACACCCCGCGCGGCCCGGTGCACGGCCTGTCCGAGCTGCCGGAGCTGCTCGCGGCCGCCGATGTGGTGATCCTCTCCACGCCGCTCACCGATGCCACCCGGGGCCTGGCCGGGGCGGACTTCCTGTCCCGGCTGAAGGACGGCGCGCTGCTGGTGAACGTCGCGCGCGGGCAGGTCGTCGACACCAAGGCGCTCCTCGCGGAGCTGGAGACCGGCCGGATCCGGGCGGCGCTCGATGTCACCGACCCGGAGCCGCTGCCCGCCGGGCACCCGCTGTGGCACGCGCCCGGTGTGCTGATCAGCCCGCACGTCGGCGGACCGACCTCCGCGTTCTTCCCCCGCGCCAAGCGGCTGCTGCGCTCGCAGCTGCGACGCTTCGCGGCGGGCGAACCGCTGGACAACGTGGTCACGACGACCTGA